In Ochotona princeps isolate mOchPri1 chromosome 33, mOchPri1.hap1, whole genome shotgun sequence, one DNA window encodes the following:
- the IL12RB1 gene encoding interleukin-12 receptor subunit beta-1, with protein MGTWVAVWRLALFFLLVPRQGADCGHNRCCFQDLPYPDTDSGSLPGSATGPKDLSCYRIPGEGYECSWQYEGPVAGVSHFLRCCRQRCCYFPAGPATGLQFSEQDGVHVLEDVTLWVESRSANRTEKSPSITLKLYAWVRYDPPEEPFSLLRAPGQLQVQWEAQGQPDGVQVQFRRRTPSSPWMSGDCGPQSDRSTESCLCPLEMDVAQELQLRRRRWLLGSGTPGGPWSSWGSSMCVPPERPPQPEVRLAVEPLRGDGKRILTVHGKPPPLALPEGCRDLEARGAEVTYFIHLHMLSCVCKASATRTLRLGKRPLLSAAAYNVTLLTRDRFGTRSSPGQTWHIPADTHTEIGTLNVSMGPQGTILTWPARAQDTTYCIEWRLQRQGAGPAGCRLTEAAGGDPGPTASAGMDTNSWTPGAGDMEQEDCYHVMVFASAHPEKPTSWTTVLSTYHFGGNASLAGTPHHVSVRNHSHDSVTVAWAPSPLSACPGVLKKYTVRCRDEEKGRVSEQSQDPTKTQLTLRGLRAGAVYSVQVRADTAWLRGAWSPPQRFRVEVRGSPVAVVLASLGSFVSVLLLGVVGYLGLTKAAQLLCPPLPTPRASTAIQIPGSPGHQPWLWTSPEDFPEEVYPQQALTVLEPSSWDTGEVTEALEEKPEPPLGAPHLALDEQPRTQPQGQVGGLGAHGPGTHGAARLPLLPGVILQGPPLRDPWWTWGPERDK; from the exons ATGGGGACATGGGTGGCAGTGTGGCGGCTggctcttttcttcctcctggtACCAAGGCAAGGCG CCGACTGTGGACACAACAGGTGCTGTTTTCAGGACTTGCCGTATCCAGACACAGATTCAG GGTCTCTCCCAGGCTCAGCCACGggccccaaggacctgagctgctACCGGATCCCCGGCGAGGGCTATGAATGCTCGTGGCAGTATGAGGGGCCGGTGGCCGGGGTCAGCCACTTCCTGAGATGCTG CCGCCAGCGCTGCTGCTACTTCCCAGCGGGCCCTGCCACCGGACTCCAGTTCTCGGAGCAAGACGGGGTGCACGTGCTGGAAGACGTCACGCTCTGGGTGGAGTCCCGCTCCGCTAACCGGACAGAGAAGTCACCCAGCATCACCCTGAAACTCTACGCTTGGG TGAGATATGACCCCCCTGAAGAGCCCTTCAGTCTGCTCCGGGCTCCGGGGCAGCTGCAGGTCCAGTGGGAAGCCCAAGGCCAGCCGGACGGCGTCCAGGTGCAGTTTCGGCGGCGGACACCCAGCAGCCCATGGATGTCG GGCGACTGCGGGCCCCAGAGTGACAGATCTACAG AGTCTTGCCTGTGTCCGCTGGAGATGGACGTGGCTCAGGAATTGCAACTCCGACGTCGCAGGTGGCTCCTGGGGTCGGGGACCCCTGGGGGtccctggagcagctggggcagctcCATGTGCGTCCCCCCTG AACGCCCCCCGCAGCCTGAAGTGCGGCTGGCCGTGGAGCCGCTGCGAGGCGATGGGAAAAGGATCCTGACCGTGCATGGCAAG CCACCGCCGCTGGCACTGCCGGAGGGCTGCCGGGACCTGGAGGCCCGCGGCGCCGAGGTGACCTACTTCATACACCTGCACATGCTGTCATGTGTCTGCAAGGCCAGCGCCACGAGGACCCTCCGCCTGGGCAAGAGGCCGCTCCTCTCGGCGGCCGCCTACAATGTCACCCTCCTGACCCGCGATCGCTTTGGCACGAGAAGCAGCCCCGGCCAGACCTGGCACATCCCAGCTGACACCCACACAG AAATAGGGACCCTGAACGTCAGCATGGGGCCCCAGGGGACCATCCTGACTTGGCCAGCCCGTGCCCAGGACACCACGTACTGCATTGAGTGGCGGCTGCAGCGCCAGGGGGCAGGCCCGGCCGGCTGCAGGCTGACAGAGGCCGCTGGCGGCGACCCTGGTCCCACTGCCAGCGCCGGCATGG ACACAAACAGCTGGACACCAGGTGCCGGGGACATGGAGCAGGAGGACTGTTACCATGTCATGGTCTTCGCCTCTGCCCACCCGGAGAAGCCCACCTCCTGGACCACAGTCCTGTCCACTTATCACTTCGGGGGCAATG CCTCCCTGGCTGGGACCCCACATCACGTCTCTGTGAGGAATCACAGCCATGACTCGGTGACCGTGGCCTGGGCGCCGTCCCCGCTGAGTGCCTGCCCCGGTGTGCTGAAGAAATACACCGTGCGCTGCCGCGACGaagagaaaggcagagtgtcag AGCAGTCCCAGGACCCCACGAAGACGCAGCTCACGCTGCGTGGCCTGCGTGCGGGCGCAGTCTACTCGGTGCAGGTGCGGGCGGACACGGCGTGGCTGCGTGGTGCCTGGAGCCCGCCCCAGCGCTTCCGCGTAG AAGTCCGGGGTTCCCCTGTGGCCGTGGTCTTGGCCTCACTGGGAAGCTTTGTCAGCGTTCTCCTCCTGGGCGTCGTCGGGTACCTGGGCCTCACCAA gGCTGCCCAGCTCCTGTGCCCGCCGCTGCCCACCCCCCGTGCCAGCACCGCCATCCAGATCCCCGGCTCCCCAGGGCACCAG ccttggctgtggacCAGCCCAGAGGACTTCCCAGAGGAGGTGTACCCACAGCAGGCCCTAACGGTGCTGGAGCCGTCATCGTGGGACACAGGAGAGGTGACTGAAGCCTTGGAGGAGAAGCCAGAGCCGCCCTTGGGTGCTCCCCATCTGGCTCTGGACGAGCAGCCCAGGACACAGCCACAGGGCCAGGTGGGGGGCCTGGGTGCCCACGGGCCAGGCACGCATGGGGCTGCCCGTCTCCCACTGCTCCCCGGGGTCATCCTGCAAGGTCCCCCACTCAGGGACCCCTGGTGGACTTGGGGACCCGAAAGGGACAAATAG
- the ARRDC2 gene encoding arrestin domain-containing protein 2 isoform X1: MLFDKVKAFSVQLDGALAGAEPAFHGGESVAGRVRLELAGPARVGALRLRARGRAHVHWTESRSAGSSTAYTQTYSERVEVLSHRATLLLAPDTGEPTTLPAGRHEFPFSFQLPLTLVTSFEGKHGSVRYCIKATLHRPWAPARRAKKVFTVIEPVDINTPALLAPQAGAREKLARSWYCNRGLVSLTAKIDRKGYTPGEVIPVFAEIDNSSTRPVLPRAAVVQTQTFMARGARKQKHVVVASVAGEPVGAGRRALWHGRALRIPPVGPSILRCRVLHVDYSLKVCVDIPGTSKLLLELPLVIGTVPLHPLGRRSLSVGSHAGLLLDWGPGALPEHPEAPPEYSEVVAHGTEQDLLPPLPDPDLILEGPFFTYIREFRYRPPPLYTEEDPNPPAEAQRQRCMTC; the protein is encoded by the exons ATGCTCTTCGACAAGGTGAAGGCCTTCTCCGTGCAGCTGGACGGGGCCCTGGCAGGCGCCGAGCCCGCATTCCACGGCGGCGAGTCCGTGGCGGGCCGGGTGCGGCTGGAGCTGGCCGGGCCTGCGCGCGTGGGCGCCCTGAGGCTGcgcgcgcggggccgcgcccaCGTGCACTGGACCGAGTCGCGCAGCGCGGGTTCGAGCACCGCTTATACGCAAACCTACAGCGAGCGCGTGGAGGTCTTGAGCCACCGCGCCACGCTGCTGCTGGCCCCAG ACACCGGAGAGCCCACGACCCTGCCCGCTGGTCGCCATGAGTTCCCCTTCAGCTTCCAGCTGCCCCT GACCCTGGTGACCTCCTTCGAAGGCAAACATGGCAGTGTTCGCTACTGCATCAAGGCCACCCTGCACCGGCCCTGGGCCCCAGCCCGCCGGGCCAAAAAGGTGTTCACCGTCATCGAGCCCGTGGACATCAACACGCCCGCCCTGCTG GCACCGCAAGCTGGCGCTCGGGAAAAGCTTGCACGCTCCTGGTATTGTAACCGGGGCCTCGTATCCCTGACAGCCAAGATAGACCGCAAAGGCTACACACCAG GAGAGGTCATCCCGGTGTTCGCCGAGATCGACAACAGCTCCACGCGGCCCGTGCTGCCCCGCGCCGCCGTGGTGCAGACACAGACGTTCATGGCGCGCGGCGCCCGCAAGCAGAAGCACGTGGTGGTGGCCAGCGTGGCGGGTGAGCCCGTGGGCGCCGGGCGCCGGGCGCTGTGGCACGGCCGGGCACTGCGCATCCCGCCCGTCGGCCCGTCCATCCTGCGCTGCCGGGTGCTGCACGTGGACTACAGCCTCAAG GTGTGTGTGGACATCCCGGGCACATCcaagctgctgctggagctgccgCTGGTCATCGGGACAGTGCCCCTGCACCCGCTCGGCCGCCGCTCCCTCAGTGTGGGCAGCCACGCCGGCCTGCTGCTCGACTGGGGGCCGGGAGCCCTGCCGGAGCACCCAGAAG CCCCTCCCGAGTACTCCGAGGTGGTGGCCCATGGCACGGAGCAGGACCTCCTCCCGCCGCTGCCGGACCCGGACCTCATCCTCGAAGGGCCATTCTTCACCTACATCCGGGAGTTCCGCTACCGCCCACCGCCTCTGTACACCGAG GAGGATCCCAACCCACCCGCCGAGGCCCAAAGACAGCGCTGCATGACCTGCTGA
- the ARRDC2 gene encoding arrestin domain-containing protein 2 isoform X2 gives MRLRGVRSFALELARGPGGAYRGGERLSGRVLLDAAAPLRVRALEVAARGGAATHWLEGRSVGVNAVASDFAAVETYLRRRQLLLPDTGEPTTLPAGRHEFPFSFQLPLTLVTSFEGKHGSVRYCIKATLHRPWAPARRAKKVFTVIEPVDINTPALLAPQAGAREKLARSWYCNRGLVSLTAKIDRKGYTPGEVIPVFAEIDNSSTRPVLPRAAVVQTQTFMARGARKQKHVVVASVAGEPVGAGRRALWHGRALRIPPVGPSILRCRVLHVDYSLKVCVDIPGTSKLLLELPLVIGTVPLHPLGRRSLSVGSHAGLLLDWGPGALPEHPEAPPEYSEVVAHGTEQDLLPPLPDPDLILEGPFFTYIREFRYRPPPLYTEEDPNPPAEAQRQRCMTC, from the exons ATGCGCCTGCGGGGCGTCCGCAGCTTCGCGCTGGAGCTGGCGCGGGGCCCCGGGGGCGCGTACCGCGGCGGGGAGCGCCTGAGCGGCCGGGTGCTGCTGGACGCGGCGGCGCCGCTGCGGGTGCGGGCGCTCGAGGTGGCTGCGCGCGGAGGCGCGGCCACACACTGGCTCGAGGGGCGCAGCGTGGGCGTCAACGCCGTGGCCAGCGACTTCGCCGCCGTCGAGACCTACCTGCGCCggcggcagctgctgctgccag ACACCGGAGAGCCCACGACCCTGCCCGCTGGTCGCCATGAGTTCCCCTTCAGCTTCCAGCTGCCCCT GACCCTGGTGACCTCCTTCGAAGGCAAACATGGCAGTGTTCGCTACTGCATCAAGGCCACCCTGCACCGGCCCTGGGCCCCAGCCCGCCGGGCCAAAAAGGTGTTCACCGTCATCGAGCCCGTGGACATCAACACGCCCGCCCTGCTG GCACCGCAAGCTGGCGCTCGGGAAAAGCTTGCACGCTCCTGGTATTGTAACCGGGGCCTCGTATCCCTGACAGCCAAGATAGACCGCAAAGGCTACACACCAG GAGAGGTCATCCCGGTGTTCGCCGAGATCGACAACAGCTCCACGCGGCCCGTGCTGCCCCGCGCCGCCGTGGTGCAGACACAGACGTTCATGGCGCGCGGCGCCCGCAAGCAGAAGCACGTGGTGGTGGCCAGCGTGGCGGGTGAGCCCGTGGGCGCCGGGCGCCGGGCGCTGTGGCACGGCCGGGCACTGCGCATCCCGCCCGTCGGCCCGTCCATCCTGCGCTGCCGGGTGCTGCACGTGGACTACAGCCTCAAG GTGTGTGTGGACATCCCGGGCACATCcaagctgctgctggagctgccgCTGGTCATCGGGACAGTGCCCCTGCACCCGCTCGGCCGCCGCTCCCTCAGTGTGGGCAGCCACGCCGGCCTGCTGCTCGACTGGGGGCCGGGAGCCCTGCCGGAGCACCCAGAAG CCCCTCCCGAGTACTCCGAGGTGGTGGCCCATGGCACGGAGCAGGACCTCCTCCCGCCGCTGCCGGACCCGGACCTCATCCTCGAAGGGCCATTCTTCACCTACATCCGGGAGTTCCGCTACCGCCCACCGCCTCTGTACACCGAG GAGGATCCCAACCCACCCGCCGAGGCCCAAAGACAGCGCTGCATGACCTGCTGA